The Xyrauchen texanus isolate HMW12.3.18 unplaced genomic scaffold, RBS_HiC_50CHRs HiC_scaffold_1630, whole genome shotgun sequence genomic sequence CAGTTCATTTAAACAGTGGAACAGATTGATTGATTTCTTTGGAGCAAGATCACACCAGATTCTCTTTTGGATAAACACCACTGTCTCCTCTTTACTATAAGAACTGTTTCTTATCTGCATCTCTAAGCCACGTAAAAATATCTGATTGTGCTCCAGTGAGAGTCCTAAAAGGAAACAAAGGAAAAGGTCCAGATGATTCTCTTCCTGAAGTATTACTCCTTTTGTGGCTCATTGAAGCCTCGTACCTCTGTCACTCGATCAACACACTCAGAGGGGATGAGATCAACTGCTTctggtctggaggtgatccagatgagAGCAGAGGGAAGCAGATTCCCCTTCATGAGGTTTGTCATTAGCGCCTCCATTGAGGATGGTTCACATACATCACAAAACCTCACATTGCTCTGAAAATCCAGAGATAGACgacactcatccagaccatcaaaaatgAACAACACTTTATATTTATCACTGGAAATGTCCATTTCTGTTGCTTCTGGGAAGGAGATATGTAGAAGATCTGAAATACTCAGTTTTTTGTCCTTCAACaaattgagctctctgaaaggaagtggaaatatgagGTGGATGTCCTGATTAGCTTTCCCTTCAGCCCAGTCcagaatgaacttctgcacagagactgttTTTCCAATGCCAGCGACTCCCTTtgtcagcacagttctgatgggGTTGTCTTGTCCAGGTAAAGGTTTAAATATGTCGTTGCATTTGATTGGAGAATCCTCTGTTGTTGTTCTCCTGGATTGTGTCTCAATCTGTCTTACCTCATGTTCATTTCTGATCACTCCACTTTCACTCTCTGTGATGTAGAGTTCTGTGTAGATCATATTCAGGAGAATTGGGTTTCCCTGCTTTGCTGTTCCCTCATACAAACACCGAAACTTTGTcttcatatttaatataaatgtgtTGAGGACATCAGCAAATTCAGAGTCATaactgtaaaattaaataaagaattagATGCTTGAGTGAGGAAGAACGGGAGCATTATATGCAGAAGACTTTATTGTCCAAGCACCTGACGCATTGTCACCCAtgtataaattctcctccccttTCACATATGACAaaagtttgtgctcaaaacagcaagaggcagcagctgaatgacagctatggattctcctcttcagagttgtaacttgacaccacatCTTTAAAAGCAGCCCAAGATATGTATAaagcggtcaaagatgtctgtctgtgcatatttaaatacaaaaataatttaaaatagtccagatgggtcctctTTGGtattcaggaatagttaggcttttttgagtaacaaattaagataatgtttactcaaaataactactttagaaaagggttaaacatttcctgttaatttcaaaacacatttggcattttataacatctcaagtattccaTAAACAAATTAAACTCTATTGTGATTGGATCAATCAACATAAactcacttttaaaaatgttcataacaaatctatacgccccacttaaaggtgcactcaggatTTTTTTGAATACGTCATGATGAACTTGAACACTGACACCAATCGAAGTGGATGTAGTATcatacaaacacaataattttcagttgcagatgatgttgcagaaactcactattcacagtcagctatgaataatttaatccatgagtgaaagtctccaataacaggacggttactgagattaagtgagtagtattcagatggtcatgtcTAACATGgaagcccccatgaggggaccctctccatgttgtATAAAACTACTTTTATAAGGTTACGatagggctgtcaattaaaaATTCGAAATTTGAATATTAGTTGAATTAAAGaaacaaatgcacattcaaattTTAAAACTGCATtcaaattttggatgtgtgccaagcactaaGGATGAATTCAGATTGATCGCATTCGCTAGACACAGCGTAACAAATGCAGttgaacagaaagcaggtgtctcgagatgctttttaaagttctttttgaTTAGACACTGCATCTAAAAAaacagcgctcctgcacgagacactgaataaacaaaaacaaagcgaaACTAAGACATTCGTCTAGCacgcgtttacatagaaacaaatggatggttgcaaaagtgttCGATGTGAACAgacccttacagttggtggaggtacttggccattgcgtcttgctctctaataggtgtttctcagattaagcaatgagttatTTGAACGCTTTGTCAggaacttggaaatgtgtgtctcgaaATCCTCACATTCggttccatctgtttgaacagccgaataccactgctatctgggaatattgctaTCTATATATATGCTATACATATATACTATgtatacaactgtactgaataaaaaacaatgtggtgttttgctgttattatgaagctttaGTCTGGGCAgtatactgtggcatcagtgcaagtggaacaccatgtgaactgccaTGTGGAAGCGttttcccccctcattttactttttaCTCATCATTTGAGAATCTGGCCAATTATaactttctatttatttattttatgcacattagttgaaaatgaaatgcactttttttttagcagtcaggaatgttcttttcaaaaatataatGGTGCTGTATGGTTTATGAATTGAAAGTAACAACGTCAATTAAAAAATTAACAGACTTTAAAATTCGGATTTTATTTGAATTTGGAAAATATTTAAGGGTAAACttttgaatttagtttctctgcccaattgacagccctagttactgatatgactagattcctcatctcatgtgattagtcatgattttatacatatgcttcaaaattactattaatttcttgtgcacctttaagaaaaacaATATGTTTTGAGTCAAATTTAACAGTGcacaaacaggtgtttagaaaagtgctgtggtagtttttgttgctacttagtgttttgggagaaattaTTATCAAAGGGGCCTTTAGCCTCTAGCCTTGTTTTTTATAATAGTTGCAAACTGTTTAAGTGATTTAGATTGTGGTAACTTCATCCTTCTGGTCTTCAAACCAGTTCATTGACACACCTCCACAGCTGGTACAGCTGATATTATGTCTGTTCACCTTTCTGTGTTTGATTATCAGCCTGAATTAATTATCGATCAGTGTCATTAGACTTACTGAATGTCATGGTCAATCATAAATTGACTGTTTATTTATCGAATAATTCTATCCACATTTATGtataccttatatatatatacagtataaaaatgtagTATaccataatataaaaaatgtcaaacaataaaaatatattttatagaaaTGAACAGAAATGTTATACCTGAAAGTACACCATGTGTCTCCACCCTTAAAGTTGAATGGAAACTCCTCAGACTGGTCACTCTTTATGGACACATCGCTGGGTTCTGGTTCTGATGTCTCCTCATGAACTGGACTACAAGAGAACATTACATGTAatccaattaatttatttaactattaaaatataaatgtatcgttaaatgtgtgtggcagggcggagggcggggctggg encodes the following:
- the LOC127641780 gene encoding NLR family CARD domain-containing protein 3-like encodes the protein MNDDTDSSLDGDYSPGCSSVEHERSDSESSCVSMKSDQSLDWPFNFKGGETWPPLSPVHEETSEPEPSDVSIKSDQSEEFPFNFKGGDTWCTFSYDSEFADVLNTFILNMKTKFRCLYEGTAKQGNPILLNMIYTELYITESESGVIRNEHEVRQIETQSRRTTTEDSPIKCNDIFKPLPGQDNPIRTVLTKGVAGIGKTVSVQKFILDWAEGKANQDIHLIFPLPFRELNLLKDKKLSISDLLHISFPEATEMDISSDKYKVLFIFDGLDECRLSLDFQSNVRFCDVCEPSSMEALMTNLMKGNLLPSALIWITSRPEAVDLIPSECVDRVTEVRGFNEPQKE